In Dermochelys coriacea isolate rDerCor1 chromosome 10, rDerCor1.pri.v4, whole genome shotgun sequence, one DNA window encodes the following:
- the LOC119862265 gene encoding galanin receptor 2b-like has protein sequence MTEHEDFASLAGYWNASDSSQFSPASVIIPVVFSLIFLLGTVGNSLVLAVLLRNGQMGHNTTNLFILNLSLADFFFIIFCVPFQATIYSLEGWVFGSFMCKAVHFFIYLTMYASSFTLAAVSVDRYLAIRYPLRSRELRTPCNTVAALAVIWGLSVVFAGPYLSYYDLIEWESSYICMPGWEEWKRKIIDTSTFAFGYMIPVLIVSLSYTRTIKYLWTAVDPLEDMSESKKAKRKVTKMIIIVTILFCLCWLPYHVVILCYFYGDFPFNQATYAFRLLSHCMAYANSCLNPIVYALVSKHFRKGFKKVFSCLLRKKARNKVHVVHAAHTVPGFEAGSTEVSQMNEENNGQQDGCELDAGSLMVQSGSSRPLHLS, from the exons ATGACAGAGCACGAGGACTTTGCCAGCCTGGCTGGGTACTGGAACGCCTCAGACAGCTCTCAGTTCAGCCCCGCCAGCGTCATCATCCCAGTTGTCTTCTCCCTCATCTTCCTCCTGGGCACGGTGGGCAACAGCTTGGTTCTGGCAGTGCTGCTTCGCAATGGACAGATGGGCCACAACACCACCAACCTCTTCATCCTCAACCTCAGCCTAGCCGACTTCTTCTTCATCATCTTCTGCGTCCCTTTCCAGGCCACCATCTACTCACTGGAGGGCTGGGTCTTCGGATCCTTCATGTGCAAGGCCGTCCACTTCTTCATCTACCTCACCATGTATGCCAGCAGCTTCACGCTGGCCGCCGTCTCAGTGGACAG GTACCTGGCCATCCGCTACCCACTGCGCTCCCGGGAACTGCGGACCCCCTGCAACACGGTTGCGGCCTTGGCTGTGATCTGGGGTCTCTCTGTGGTCTTCGCTGGTCCATACCTGAGCTACTATGACCTGATCGAGTGGGAGTCCAGCTACATCTGCATGCCTGGCTGGGAAGAGTGGAAGCGCAAGATCATAGACACCAGCACGTTTGCCTTTGGCTACATGATCCCCGTGCTGATCGTGAGTCTCTCCTACACCAGGACCATCAAGTACTTGTGGACGGCCGTGGACCCCCTGGAGGATATGTCAGAGTCCAAGAAGGCCAAGCGGAAGGTGACCAAGATGATCATCATAGTGACCATCCTCTTCTGTCTGTGCTGGCTGCCCTACCATGTGGTGATCCTGTGCTACTTCTATGGGGACTTCCCCTTCAACCAGGCCACCTATGCCTTCCGGCTGCTCTCCCACTGCATGGCCTACGCCAACTCCTGCCTCAACCCCATTGTCTATGCCCTGGTCTCCAAGCACTTCCGCAAGGGCTTCAAGAAGGTCTTCAGCTGCCTTCTGAGGAAGAAAGCCCGCAACAAGGTCCATGTGGTGCATGCTGCCCACACGGTGCCTGGCTTCGAGGCGGGCTCCACTGAGGTATCCCAGATGAACGAGGAGAACAACGGGCAGCAGGACGGGTGCGAGCTGGATGCAGGATCCCTCATGGTCCAGTCGGGCTCCTCCAGGCCCCTTCACCTCTCCTAG